From the Leptolyngbya sp. O-77 genome, one window contains:
- a CDS encoding glycosyltransferase family 2 protein — translation MSPEVSVIIPAYNTESYIARAIASALNQTLHNIEVLVVDDASTDSTAEVARRFQDERVRVFVNDRNMGAAGARNRALREARGNWIAVLDSDDWYAPERLERLLQVAQAEQADMVADDLYYVQDGSDTPLSTLIQGSGHAITEIRRVDPVFFVETDVYGQQGLHLGLSKPLMRRQFLIKHGIEYDLSLRLGQDFWLYMNCLINGARYFLVPEPYYYYRFRPNSLVKQSKIARLDGYCRAAQSCLQKEQVRSNPRLVRSLSHNLAVFKRNRAYYRVVEPLKQQQYFKALLAAVQNPYFFVHFAGQISNILQRRWRYYFQKNTLAYETRLSNQ, via the coding sequence ATGAGTCCCGAAGTCTCTGTTATCATCCCTGCTTACAACACTGAGTCGTATATCGCACGGGCGATCGCCTCGGCCCTGAACCAAACGCTGCACAACATCGAGGTTCTCGTAGTAGACGATGCCTCGACCGATAGCACAGCAGAGGTCGCCAGACGCTTTCAAGATGAGCGGGTTCGGGTCTTTGTGAATGACCGGAATATGGGGGCAGCGGGCGCTCGCAATCGCGCTCTGCGAGAAGCCCGAGGCAACTGGATTGCTGTGCTAGACTCCGATGACTGGTACGCCCCGGAGCGCCTAGAACGTCTTCTCCAGGTTGCCCAAGCAGAACAGGCAGATATGGTAGCCGACGACCTGTACTACGTGCAGGATGGCAGCGACACCCCTCTAAGCACGTTAATCCAGGGAAGCGGGCACGCGATTACAGAGATCCGCCGCGTCGATCCGGTCTTCTTTGTGGAAACCGATGTCTACGGACAGCAGGGGCTACACCTGGGATTGAGCAAGCCGCTGATGCGCCGTCAGTTCTTGATTAAACACGGCATTGAGTATGACCTCTCGCTGCGCCTTGGGCAAGACTTTTGGCTGTATATGAACTGCCTGATCAATGGCGCACGCTATTTTCTCGTGCCAGAGCCATATTACTACTATCGCTTCCGCCCCAACTCCTTGGTCAAGCAGAGCAAAATTGCTCGACTAGACGGCTACTGCCGCGCAGCACAAAGCTGCTTGCAAAAGGAGCAGGTCAGGAGTAATCCTCGTCTCGTGCGATCGCTCTCTCACAATCTTGCTGTCTTCAAGCGCAACCGAGCCTACTATCGGGTCGTTGAACCACTGAAGCAACAGCAGTATTTCAAAGCCTTGCTTGCCGCAGTGCAAAATCCCTATTTCTTTGTGCATTTTGCAGGGCAGATTAGCAACATTCTGCAAAGACGCTGGCGCTACTATTTCCAAAAAAATACGCTGGCCTACGAAACTCGCTTATCCAATCAATAG
- a CDS encoding alkaline phosphatase family protein — MKTPVVAIGLDAADPVVLEEWMSQGHLKNLSRIREQGAYGRLENIVNYCGVPTPAASTERLWAMTWTGCMPDKTGFWGTSKFYPESYGIDRDILKVGCDFEQNPPFYALGEDYRVFVLDPPTSGLSSQVNGLQVLAWGGHYPFTPSVSVPAEVLPEMIREYGENPVLYKDDGIWWDKAYEKWVPSAIKDSVEKRAQVCRDYLKKEDWDFFFVGFGEAHTAGHDLWYTHPDHPVYEFHGKPAGPLMLEAFENIDRAIGEILDAVPENAYITLFSPHGMGANYTDLLSMAVLPEMMYRFNFGKAAIAPGNPDEEPGPVISHPFRKSWMGEMWARNYEQNPLKRALRPYLPSKLLHDRLNGLESPYVLMEQNAPLFWMPAMWYRPLWSQMRAFALPYFADGHVRINVQGREGSGIVPPSEYDAVCEEVIEKLWKLKDARTGKSIVRQISRTRRTPFDEGNLSDADIVVVWEEVITDVVDSPDFGRIGPIPHFRAGGHRSRGFFMAQGPGIAPNSSIERGQALDIAPTILGLLGAPIPDRLDGTPLLEVSSVRSAAIR, encoded by the coding sequence GTGAAAACTCCTGTAGTTGCGATTGGATTAGACGCTGCTGACCCAGTGGTTCTCGAGGAGTGGATGTCTCAGGGGCATCTCAAGAATCTTAGTCGTATCCGTGAGCAGGGTGCCTACGGTCGCTTAGAAAACATCGTGAACTACTGCGGTGTGCCGACACCCGCTGCTTCGACTGAGCGGCTGTGGGCTATGACCTGGACAGGCTGCATGCCTGACAAGACAGGCTTTTGGGGCACGTCCAAGTTTTATCCCGAAAGCTACGGCATTGACCGAGACATTCTCAAGGTCGGCTGCGATTTTGAGCAGAATCCTCCCTTTTATGCCCTTGGCGAAGACTATCGGGTATTTGTGCTAGACCCGCCGACTTCGGGATTGTCGAGCCAGGTCAACGGGCTTCAGGTTCTCGCGTGGGGCGGACATTATCCCTTCACTCCCAGTGTGTCTGTTCCCGCAGAGGTGCTGCCGGAAATGATTCGGGAATATGGGGAAAATCCGGTTCTCTACAAAGACGATGGCATCTGGTGGGACAAGGCTTACGAAAAGTGGGTTCCCAGCGCAATCAAGGACAGTGTGGAGAAGCGTGCCCAGGTTTGCCGCGACTATCTCAAGAAGGAGGATTGGGATTTCTTCTTTGTTGGGTTTGGAGAAGCCCATACCGCTGGGCATGACCTCTGGTATACCCATCCCGATCATCCTGTATACGAATTCCACGGCAAGCCTGCGGGCCCGCTGATGCTGGAGGCCTTTGAGAATATCGACCGAGCGATCGGCGAGATTTTAGATGCCGTGCCAGAAAATGCCTACATTACGCTCTTCTCGCCCCACGGCATGGGCGCAAACTATACCGACTTGCTGAGCATGGCTGTGCTGCCGGAGATGATGTATCGCTTTAACTTTGGCAAAGCGGCGATCGCCCCCGGAAATCCGGACGAGGAGCCAGGCCCGGTCATCAGCCATCCGTTCCGCAAGTCTTGGATGGGTGAAATGTGGGCGCGGAACTACGAGCAAAATCCCCTTAAGCGGGCGCTGCGTCCTTATCTGCCCAGCAAGCTTCTGCACGATCGCCTGAATGGGTTGGAATCGCCCTACGTGCTAATGGAGCAAAACGCGCCGCTGTTCTGGATGCCAGCCATGTGGTATCGCCCGCTGTGGTCGCAGATGCGGGCCTTCGCGCTGCCCTACTTTGCCGATGGACACGTTCGCATCAATGTCCAGGGGCGCGAGGGCAGTGGCATTGTGCCGCCGTCTGAATATGATGCCGTCTGTGAAGAGGTGATCGAAAAGCTTTGGAAGCTCAAGGATGCCAGAACAGGCAAGTCCATCGTGCGGCAAATTTCTCGCACTCGCCGCACGCCGTTTGACGAGGGCAATCTCTCGGATGCAGACATTGTGGTGGTCTGGGAAGAAGTGATTACCGATGTGGTAGACAGCCCCGACTTTGGGCGAATTGGCCCCATTCCCCACTTCCGGGCGGGCGGGCATCGGTCTAGAGGATTCTTCATGGCTCAGGGGCCGGGTATTGCTCCTAATTCCAGCATTGAGCGCGGTCAGGCACTCGATATTGCGCCGACGATTTTGGGTCTGCTGGGTGCGCCCATTCCCGATCGCCTGGATGGAACGCCGCTGCTGGAAGTGTCCTCCGTTCGGTCGGCGGCTATTCGGTAA